In Polaribacter sp. L3A8, a genomic segment contains:
- the ribH gene encoding 6,7-dimethyl-8-ribityllumazine synthase gives MATTNLSIYDKATIPNAKPFRFGIVVSEWNPEITKNLQKGAIETLLDCGATKENIISWDVPGSFELVYGCKKMIASQQVDAIIAIGNVIQGETKHFDFVCEGVTQGIVDLNVKYDVPVIFCVLTDNTKQQSLDRSGGKLGNKGTECAVAAIKMAALKNIDTTSESIGY, from the coding sequence ATGGCTACAACCAATTTATCTATTTACGATAAAGCAACAATCCCAAATGCGAAACCTTTTCGATTTGGGATTGTTGTTTCTGAATGGAATCCAGAAATTACAAAGAATTTACAAAAAGGTGCAATTGAAACTTTATTAGATTGCGGTGCTACAAAAGAAAACATAATTTCTTGGGATGTTCCTGGGAGTTTTGAACTCGTTTATGGTTGCAAAAAAATGATTGCCTCTCAACAAGTTGATGCTATTATTGCTATTGGAAATGTAATACAAGGAGAAACAAAACATTTCGATTTTGTTTGTGAAGGTGTTACCCAAGGTATTGTAGATCTAAATGTAAAATACGATGTTCCTGTAATTTTTTGTGTATTAACAGATAATACAAAACAACAATCTTTAGATAGGTCTGGCGGTAAGTTAGGTAACAAAGGAACCGAATGTGCTGTGGCTGCCATAAAGATGGCTGCTCTTAAAAATATTGATACCACTTCTGAAAGTATTGGTTATTAA
- a CDS encoding lytic transglycosylase domain-containing protein, with protein sequence MSKSFRFISLLSVLIVTFLFFNAINKNETDPETSTSKTYKIKALKLPTNLNLAGERVPLEIPDVKERMERELLVNTYWQSNGLLLIKRANKYFPVLEPLLKKYGLPDDFKFLALAESAFIDETSSAGAAGMWHFMKATGKEYGLEINSNVDERYNIEKSTKVAAEYLIKSKERFNSWTLAAASYNAGNYGVSKRLETQEVDNYYDAKLPNETERYVLRIIALKEVISNPKKYGFVFENEDLYTLEKTRTIKVDTAISNITHFAKKFGMNYKEFKIHNPWLRENNLNNKSRKVYEIKIPVN encoded by the coding sequence ATGAGTAAATCATTTCGTTTCATTTCATTACTTAGCGTATTAATAGTAACTTTTTTATTTTTTAATGCCATCAATAAAAATGAAACAGACCCAGAAACAAGTACGTCAAAAACATATAAAATAAAAGCTTTAAAGCTACCAACTAATTTAAATCTTGCAGGAGAAAGAGTGCCTTTAGAAATACCTGATGTTAAAGAAAGAATGGAAAGAGAATTGTTAGTAAATACGTATTGGCAATCTAATGGGTTATTACTTATAAAAAGAGCTAATAAGTACTTTCCTGTTTTAGAACCTTTACTTAAAAAATATGGTTTACCAGACGATTTTAAATTTTTAGCGTTGGCAGAAAGTGCTTTTATAGATGAAACTTCTTCTGCAGGTGCAGCAGGTATGTGGCATTTTATGAAAGCTACAGGTAAAGAATATGGTTTAGAAATTAATAGCAATGTAGACGAACGTTATAATATAGAAAAATCTACTAAAGTTGCTGCCGAGTATTTAATAAAATCTAAAGAGCGTTTTAACTCTTGGACCTTAGCTGCAGCTTCTTATAATGCAGGTAACTATGGCGTTAGTAAAAGGCTAGAAACCCAAGAAGTAGATAATTATTATGATGCTAAATTACCTAATGAAACAGAAAGATATGTTTTAAGAATTATTGCCTTAAAGGAAGTAATTTCTAACCCTAAAAAGTATGGTTTTGTGTTTGAGAATGAAGACTTATATACTTTAGAAAAAACGAGAACGATTAAAGTGGATACTGCTATTTCTAATATTACTCATTTTGCTAAAAAATTCGGGATGAATTATAAAGAATTCAAAATTCATAACCCTTGGTTAAGAGAAAATAACCTGAATAATAAAAGTAGAAAAGTATACGAAATTAAAATACCGGTGAACTAA
- the mtaB gene encoding tRNA (N(6)-L-threonylcarbamoyladenosine(37)-C(2))-methylthiotransferase MtaB has product MNADKKVAFYTLGCKLNFSETSTIARNFVSEGFERVDFEEAADVYVINTCSVTDNADKRFKTIVKNALKKNDDAFLIAVGCYAQLKPEELAAVDGVDLVLGATEKFNVTSYINDLTKNNVGEVHSCEISDADFYVGSYSIGDRTRAFLKVQDGCDYKCTYCTIPLARGISRSDTLENVIENAKEISSKGIKEIVLTGVNIGDYGKGEFGNKKHEHTFLELVKELDNVDGIHRLRISSIEPNLLKDETIDFVSKSTSFVPHFHIPLQSGSDELLKKMKRRYLTNTYTNRVTRIKEVMPNACIGVDVIVGFPGETDALFLETYNYLNEMDISYLHVFTYSERPNTEAVHLDGVIPKKVRAKRSKMLRGLSAKKRRSFYESQIGNTVTALFENENKEGFIHGFTENYVKVKTPWNPELVNTLHAITLTKIDEDGLVRFNFEKNKVTA; this is encoded by the coding sequence ATGAATGCAGATAAAAAAGTAGCTTTTTACACTTTAGGATGTAAACTGAATTTTTCGGAAACATCTACCATTGCTCGTAATTTTGTGAGTGAAGGTTTTGAACGTGTAGATTTTGAAGAAGCAGCAGATGTTTATGTTATAAATACCTGTTCTGTTACAGATAATGCAGATAAACGCTTTAAAACGATTGTAAAAAATGCTTTAAAGAAAAATGATGATGCTTTTTTAATTGCTGTTGGTTGTTATGCTCAATTAAAACCAGAAGAATTAGCTGCTGTAGATGGAGTAGATTTAGTTTTAGGTGCTACAGAGAAGTTTAATGTTACCAGTTATATAAACGATTTAACAAAGAATAATGTTGGTGAGGTGCACTCTTGTGAAATTTCTGATGCCGATTTTTATGTAGGTTCTTACTCTATTGGAGATAGAACTCGTGCATTTTTAAAAGTACAAGATGGTTGCGATTATAAATGTACTTACTGTACAATACCTTTAGCACGTGGAATTTCTAGAAGTGATACTTTAGAAAACGTAATTGAAAATGCCAAAGAAATTTCATCAAAAGGAATTAAAGAAATTGTTTTAACCGGTGTTAATATTGGCGATTACGGTAAAGGTGAATTTGGTAATAAAAAACACGAACATACTTTTTTAGAGTTGGTAAAAGAATTAGATAACGTAGACGGTATTCATCGTTTGCGAATTTCATCTATAGAACCTAATTTATTAAAAGACGAAACCATTGATTTTGTATCAAAATCTACTTCTTTTGTTCCGCATTTTCATATTCCTTTACAATCTGGTAGTGATGAATTATTAAAGAAAATGAAACGTAGGTATTTAACCAATACGTATACAAATAGAGTTACTAGAATTAAAGAAGTAATGCCAAATGCTTGTATTGGTGTAGATGTTATTGTTGGTTTTCCTGGTGAAACAGATGCGTTATTCTTAGAAACTTATAATTATTTAAACGAAATGGATATTTCGTATTTACATGTTTTTACGTATTCTGAAAGACCAAATACAGAAGCGGTACATTTAGATGGTGTAATACCTAAAAAAGTACGTGCAAAGCGCAGTAAAATGTTACGTGGTTTGTCTGCAAAGAAAAGACGTTCTTTTTATGAAAGCCAAATAGGTAATACAGTTACTGCTTTATTTGAAAACGAAAATAAAGAAGGTTTTATACACGGTTTTACAGAAAACTACGTTAAGGTTAAAACACCTTGGAATCCGGAATTAGTAAATACCCTACATGCTATAACACTTACTAAAATTGATGAAGATGGTTTGGTAAGATTTAATTTTGAAAAGAATAAAGTTACAGCATAA
- a CDS encoding alpha/beta hydrolase translates to MKKIAIYLVPGLAAGPEIFENLELSEDKYDIHYLKWITPIAIEETIANYAMRMSEEVKAENPVLIGVSFGGIMVQEMSKYLKTKKVIIISSVKHHEELPKRYQFVKFTKAYKLFPTKVVSNFEDYAQYFLGKSLKKRADIYKKYLSVRSKLYLNWSISNVVQWQQTAQNLNITHIHGTDDHVFPIKNIDNCIKIEGGSHVMIITKAKRISKIIDTLLSC, encoded by the coding sequence ATGAAAAAGATTGCTATATACTTGGTACCAGGTTTAGCAGCTGGTCCAGAAATTTTTGAAAACCTAGAATTATCCGAAGATAAATATGATATTCATTATTTAAAATGGATAACGCCCATTGCAATAGAAGAAACTATTGCAAATTATGCCATGAGAATGAGCGAAGAAGTTAAAGCGGAAAACCCTGTTTTAATTGGTGTTTCTTTTGGGGGAATTATGGTACAAGAAATGAGTAAATATCTAAAAACAAAAAAAGTTATTATCATTTCTAGTGTTAAACATCACGAAGAGCTTCCAAAAAGATATCAATTTGTAAAGTTTACAAAAGCGTACAAATTATTTCCAACAAAAGTGGTTTCTAACTTTGAAGATTATGCCCAATATTTTTTAGGAAAATCCTTAAAAAAAAGAGCTGACATTTATAAAAAATATCTTTCTGTTAGAAGTAAATTATACTTAAATTGGTCTATTAGTAATGTTGTTCAATGGCAACAAACGGCACAAAATTTAAATATTACGCATATTCATGGAACCGATGACCATGTATTTCCTATAAAAAACATCGATAATTGCATAAAAATTGAAGGTGGTAGCCATGTTATGATTATCACTAAAGCAAAAAGAATATCTAAAATTATTGACACTCTTTTAAGTTGTTAA
- the mutL gene encoding DNA mismatch repair endonuclease MutL, whose protein sequence is MSDIIQLLPDHVANQIAAGEVVQRPASVVKELLENAIDAGATNIKLLLKDAGKTLIQVIDDGKGMSATDARMSFERHATSKIQKAEDLFNLCTKGFRGEALASIAAIAHVELKTKQDNEELGTSIKIEGSKIVSQDFISTNKGTSIAVKNLFYNIPARRNFLKSDTVETRHIIDEFQRVALAHPTISFLMHHNNNEVYHLKGSNLRKRIVSVFGTKMNEKLVPINEQTDIVGIEGFVAKPEFSKRKRGEQFFFVNDRFIKSSYLNHAVVNAFDGLLEQGSHPSYFLYLTVPANTIDINIHPTKTEIKFDNEKALYAMLRATVKHSLGQYNVAPLLDFNRDANLDTPYHLNTKTTSTKTPRISVDPDFNPFKEEATKQIHTPFKREPQTESWESLYTSVAITDEEKQSELFDNQQEIKTQKTFQIQRKYLLSSIKSGVVLINQSLAHQRILYEEFLESITVKEANSQQLLFPVKISYSSAEIEMIYTIKTELENAGFSFDEFTKDSVTIKGIPVSVTESKITIILEELLSDIDLEVPGASFSHFDVMAKSFAKTLSIKTGTQLSEKEQEGLVNDLFSCKEPTVSPFGKPVFKTLTLNEIDNLFNS, encoded by the coding sequence ATGTCTGATATTATTCAACTATTACCAGATCATGTTGCAAACCAAATTGCTGCAGGAGAAGTCGTTCAACGTCCTGCTTCTGTTGTAAAAGAGTTATTAGAAAATGCAATTGATGCTGGAGCAACCAACATAAAATTATTATTAAAAGACGCCGGTAAAACGTTAATTCAAGTAATTGATGACGGAAAAGGAATGAGCGCTACAGATGCAAGAATGTCTTTTGAGCGTCATGCAACTTCTAAAATACAGAAAGCAGAAGACTTGTTTAACCTTTGCACAAAAGGTTTTAGAGGAGAAGCTTTAGCGTCTATTGCTGCCATTGCACATGTAGAATTAAAAACAAAGCAAGACAATGAAGAATTGGGTACTTCTATCAAAATTGAAGGAAGTAAAATTGTATCACAAGATTTTATTTCTACCAATAAAGGAACAAGTATTGCTGTAAAAAACTTGTTTTATAATATCCCTGCAAGAAGAAACTTCTTAAAATCGGATACTGTAGAAACCCGTCATATTATTGATGAATTTCAAAGAGTTGCCTTAGCGCACCCAACAATTTCTTTTTTAATGCATCATAATAACAATGAAGTCTATCATTTAAAAGGAAGCAATTTAAGAAAGCGTATTGTAAGTGTTTTTGGTACTAAAATGAATGAAAAATTAGTTCCTATAAACGAGCAAACAGACATTGTTGGTATAGAAGGTTTTGTTGCAAAACCAGAATTTTCTAAAAGAAAAAGAGGCGAACAATTCTTTTTTGTAAACGATCGTTTTATAAAAAGTTCGTATTTAAACCATGCCGTTGTAAATGCTTTTGATGGTTTGCTAGAACAGGGTTCGCATCCTTCTTATTTCCTATACTTAACAGTGCCTGCAAACACTATAGACATTAACATTCATCCTACAAAAACAGAAATAAAGTTTGATAATGAAAAGGCTTTGTATGCAATGTTAAGAGCCACTGTAAAACATAGTTTAGGGCAATATAATGTAGCGCCTCTTTTAGATTTTAATAGAGATGCTAACTTAGACACACCGTATCATTTAAACACAAAAACAACATCAACAAAAACGCCTAGAATTTCTGTTGATCCGGATTTTAATCCGTTTAAAGAAGAAGCTACAAAACAAATTCACACACCGTTTAAAAGAGAACCACAAACAGAAAGTTGGGAATCTCTATACACTTCTGTGGCCATTACGGATGAAGAAAAACAGTCTGAATTATTTGACAATCAGCAAGAAATAAAAACGCAAAAAACATTTCAAATTCAGCGTAAATATTTACTAAGTTCTATAAAATCTGGTGTGGTTTTAATTAATCAATCATTAGCGCATCAGCGTATTTTGTATGAAGAGTTTTTAGAAAGTATTACTGTAAAAGAAGCTAACAGTCAGCAATTATTGTTTCCTGTTAAAATTTCTTACTCATCCGCAGAAATAGAAATGATTTACACGATAAAAACCGAATTAGAAAATGCTGGTTTTTCTTTTGATGAATTTACAAAAGACAGTGTTACTATAAAAGGAATTCCGGTTTCGGTTACAGAAAGTAAAATAACTATTATATTAGAAGAGTTATTAAGTGATATCGATTTAGAAGTACCCGGTGCAAGTTTTAGTCATTTTGATGTAATGGCAAAATCATTTGCTAAAACATTATCTATAAAAACAGGTACACAACTCTCTGAAAAAGAACAAGAAGGTTTGGTAAATGATTTATTTTCTTGCAAAGAACCTACCGTTTCTCCTTTTGGAAAACCCGTTTTTAAAACACTAACATTAAACGAAATAGATAATCTATTTAACAGTTAA
- a CDS encoding rhomboid family intramembrane serine protease has translation MNNKITGAIKHLIIINVIVFVAPQLLKLDFTNVLALHFPENEHFGIWQYVTHMFMHGSFSHILFNMYGLWAFGTPLEQMWGKKKFIFFYFSAGLGAGLIYTLVNYYQFNGIYEQLANFGLTAGDIQNILNLGSYNDARITLSNERMVKFYSLYHTPAVGASGAIYGVLVAFGIYFKDAKLALIFFPVPIAAKYFIPVMILGDLFFGMTKYSIGNIAHFAHIGGALIGFIIAWYWKKNQFKTY, from the coding sequence ATGAACAACAAAATTACAGGTGCTATAAAACATTTAATCATTATTAATGTGATTGTATTTGTTGCGCCGCAACTTTTAAAGTTAGATTTTACAAATGTTTTAGCTTTACATTTTCCAGAAAATGAACATTTTGGAATATGGCAATATGTTACCCATATGTTTATGCACGGTAGCTTTAGTCATATTTTGTTTAACATGTATGGTTTATGGGCTTTTGGTACACCTTTAGAACAAATGTGGGGAAAAAAGAAATTTATATTCTTTTATTTTTCTGCAGGATTAGGAGCTGGATTAATTTATACTTTAGTTAACTATTATCAATTTAATGGTATTTATGAGCAATTAGCAAATTTCGGACTTACAGCAGGTGACATTCAGAATATTTTAAATTTGGGGAGTTATAATGATGCTAGAATTACATTGTCTAATGAAAGAATGGTTAAATTCTACAGTCTGTATCATACACCTGCAGTTGGAGCTTCTGGTGCAATATATGGAGTTTTAGTTGCGTTTGGAATCTACTTTAAAGATGCCAAATTAGCATTGATCTTTTTCCCTGTTCCAATCGCTGCAAAATACTTTATTCCTGTAATGATTTTAGGTGATTTGTTCTTTGGAATGACAAAATACTCTATTGGTAATATTGCACATTTTGCTCATATTGGGGGTGCTTTAATCGGTTTTATTATTGCTTGGTATTGGAAAAAAAATCAATTTAAAACATATTAA
- a CDS encoding GNAT family N-acetyltransferase, with amino-acid sequence MIFETERLIVRRLLFEDLNAFHRLESNPLVLKYATGVVKNLNENKEELRALISNYSKPKNDFWIYAIQRKSDDKFIGTVALVKDNLDDEIGYRFIEKFWNLGYGAEVCKGLISFCKHLKMIKIIAYVVDQNIGSVKILENNGFKVVKKFMNDENQLETKYRLKL; translated from the coding sequence ATGATTTTTGAAACCGAAAGACTAATTGTTAGAAGACTTCTTTTTGAAGATTTAAATGCATTTCATAGATTAGAAAGTAATCCTCTTGTTTTAAAATATGCAACAGGAGTTGTAAAAAACTTAAATGAAAATAAAGAAGAACTAAGAGCATTAATTTCTAATTATAGTAAACCTAAAAATGATTTTTGGATTTACGCTATCCAAAGAAAATCTGACGATAAATTTATAGGAACAGTTGCCTTGGTAAAAGACAATTTAGATGATGAAATAGGGTATCGGTTTATAGAGAAATTTTGGAATTTAGGGTACGGAGCAGAAGTTTGTAAAGGATTAATCTCTTTTTGTAAGCATTTAAAAATGATAAAAATTATTGCTTATGTTGTTGATCAAAATATAGGATCTGTAAAAATATTAGAAAACAATGGGTTTAAGGTTGTTAAGAAATTTATGAATGATGAGAATCAACTAGAAACAAAATACAGATTAAAATTATAG
- a CDS encoding endonuclease/exonuclease/phosphatase family protein gives MATILLLSYVLHFISPARIPFFAVLSLFVPFLMILNLFFGIYWLLKLKKQFLLSITVLIIGCFFSAPFYKISGNSSAFNNDLKVMSYNVKSFDLFHKKKESKTPDGYKFIASKAPDVLVIQEYYHSKKNKLNYPHKFIKYRPNSNKYGMAIYSKYKIINTGSLDLKSVGNNIIYADILKEKDTIRIYNIHLESLRIKPEEENFGEENSEKLVERISNSFKTQATQTVKFLAHEKQWKGKKIICGDFNNTSYSWVYNQILKGKKDAYTASGKGFGKTYNYWFPMRIDFILTDENAIINQFTTFTEKYSDHFPILSRINW, from the coding sequence TTGGCAACAATACTGTTGTTATCTTATGTACTTCATTTTATATCTCCAGCTAGAATTCCGTTTTTTGCAGTTTTAAGTCTTTTTGTACCTTTTTTAATGATTTTGAATCTATTTTTTGGAATCTACTGGTTACTTAAACTAAAAAAACAGTTTCTTTTATCTATTACAGTTTTAATAATTGGTTGTTTTTTTTCAGCACCTTTTTATAAAATATCGGGTAATTCTTCTGCTTTTAACAATGATTTAAAAGTAATGAGCTATAACGTAAAAAGTTTTGATCTTTTTCACAAAAAGAAAGAATCTAAAACGCCAGATGGTTATAAATTTATTGCATCTAAAGCCCCAGATGTTCTTGTTATACAAGAATATTATCATAGTAAAAAAAACAAATTAAATTATCCTCATAAATTTATAAAATATCGTCCTAATAGTAATAAATACGGAATGGCTATTTATTCTAAATATAAGATTATAAATACTGGTTCTTTAGACTTAAAAAGCGTGGGTAATAATATTATTTATGCTGATATTTTAAAAGAAAAAGACACCATTAGAATTTATAATATTCACTTAGAATCTTTAAGAATAAAACCTGAAGAAGAAAATTTTGGTGAAGAAAATTCAGAAAAATTAGTAGAAAGAATTAGTAATTCTTTTAAAACACAAGCAACACAAACCGTAAAATTTTTGGCACACGAAAAACAATGGAAAGGAAAAAAGATAATTTGTGGCGATTTTAATAACACTAGTTATTCATGGGTATATAATCAAATTTTAAAAGGCAAAAAAGATGCATATACAGCGTCTGGTAAAGGTTTTGGAAAAACATATAACTATTGGTTTCCTATGCGAATAGACTTTATTTTAACTGATGAAAATGCAATTATTAATCAATTTACAACCTTTACAGAAAAATATTCTGACCACTTCCCTATTCTTTCTAGAATTAACTGGTAA
- a CDS encoding tetratricopeptide repeat protein: MSPLIFKKNMATYKKKYKAEGKKEENQVDESEFETAGVLNTLEETASKSEQWIEKNNKPLFFALIAVVVIFLGYLGYNKYVVEPNELEASNELAFPRKYFNEASTAGSGIDSLLTLGLEGADGKYGFLDIADSFSGTDAGNLANYYAGVSYLQMKKYDKAIEFLSKFNSDDEMLGPVSIGSIGDAFADINQLDDALDYYEKAANKKNNDFTSPLYLFKAGQTAMELKNFSKAESLFTKIKENYSKSDQGRDIEKYIAAAKYAN; the protein is encoded by the coding sequence TTGTCGCCACTAATTTTTAAGAAAAACATGGCTACATACAAGAAGAAATATAAAGCAGAAGGTAAAAAAGAAGAAAATCAAGTTGATGAATCTGAATTTGAAACAGCAGGAGTATTAAATACTTTAGAAGAGACTGCCTCTAAATCTGAACAATGGATTGAGAAAAACAACAAACCTTTGTTCTTTGCTTTGATAGCAGTTGTTGTTATCTTTTTAGGATACTTAGGTTATAACAAATATGTAGTAGAACCAAATGAATTAGAAGCTTCTAATGAATTGGCTTTTCCTAGAAAATATTTTAATGAAGCTTCAACTGCTGGTTCTGGAATTGACTCTTTATTAACGTTAGGTTTAGAAGGTGCAGATGGAAAATATGGTTTCTTAGACATTGCAGACTCATTTAGTGGTACAGATGCGGGTAATTTAGCAAACTATTACGCAGGTGTTTCTTACTTACAAATGAAGAAATATGACAAAGCAATTGAATTTTTGAGTAAATTTAATTCTGATGATGAAATGCTAGGACCTGTTTCTATAGGATCAATAGGAGATGCTTTTGCAGACATTAATCAATTAGATGATGCTTTAGACTATTATGAAAAAGCTGCTAATAAAAAGAATAATGATTTTACATCACCTTTATATTTATTTAAAGCAGGACAAACTGCTATGGAGTTAAAGAACTTTAGTAAAGCAGAATCATTATTTACAAAAATTAAAGAAAACTATTCTAAATCTGATCAAGGTAGAGATATAGAAAAATATATAGCAGCAGCTAAATACGCTAACTAA
- a CDS encoding NAD(P)/FAD-dependent oxidoreductase produces MNKIEKTAVCIIGAGPSGTATSIELSKLKIPHYIIDKATFPRDKTCGDGLILYAYKAMKLLGDDLFASFLKHPKFIHSKKISLHLNNRSKLEFKESDDRDMIISYAKRIDFDQFLVSHLSDTYASQHFGSGVKEIKEVSDGVFIKLKNGKEILSKFVVGADGAKSIVANKLAHNKTDKKYASTFVSVYFKDVKDLPIGNTAEVRMIYKKMLLFFYVFPLSDGQVNISLGGRADHIKKYGINLVDEIQYILKTHKKVKTKFNHATKVSNWRGWSIPFHFGNNKTSGNRFLLVGDAAGLANAFYKEGIGTGMMSGIIAAKSIKRCFTNDDFSELSLKKYDEDLKKEFGRLLKFSHYALRVAKFKGFFLTMAYLLKKKVESKTYKIIEKRSY; encoded by the coding sequence ATGAATAAAATTGAAAAAACAGCGGTTTGTATTATTGGTGCAGGACCTTCTGGTACAGCCACTTCTATAGAATTGTCAAAACTAAAAATTCCGCATTATATTATTGATAAAGCAACTTTTCCTAGAGATAAAACTTGTGGAGATGGTTTAATTTTATACGCCTATAAGGCGATGAAACTTTTGGGAGATGATTTATTTGCTAGTTTTTTAAAACATCCAAAGTTTATACATAGCAAAAAAATTAGTCTGCACTTAAACAATCGCTCTAAACTAGAATTTAAAGAAAGTGATGATAGAGACATGATTATATCGTATGCAAAGCGTATAGATTTTGATCAATTTTTGGTAAGTCATTTATCAGATACTTATGCCAGTCAACATTTTGGAAGCGGAGTTAAAGAGATTAAAGAGGTATCAGATGGTGTTTTTATCAAATTAAAAAATGGTAAAGAAATACTGTCTAAATTTGTAGTGGGGGCAGATGGAGCTAAATCTATTGTTGCTAATAAATTGGCGCATAATAAAACAGATAAAAAATATGCATCAACTTTTGTGAGTGTGTATTTTAAAGATGTAAAAGATTTACCTATTGGAAACACTGCAGAAGTTCGGATGATTTATAAAAAAATGTTGTTATTTTTTTATGTTTTTCCTTTATCCGACGGACAAGTAAATATTAGTTTGGGAGGGCGTGCAGATCATATTAAAAAATATGGAATTAATTTAGTGGATGAAATTCAGTATATTTTAAAAACCCACAAAAAGGTTAAAACTAAATTTAACCATGCTACTAAAGTGAGTAATTGGAGAGGTTGGTCTATTCCATTTCACTTTGGAAACAACAAAACTTCTGGAAATCGATTTTTATTAGTGGGAGATGCCGCTGGTTTAGCAAATGCTTTTTATAAAGAAGGTATAGGTACCGGAATGATGTCTGGTATTATTGCTGCAAAAAGTATAAAAAGATGTTTTACAAATGATGATTTTTCTGAATTGTCTTTAAAAAAATATGATGAGGATCTTAAAAAAGAATTTGGTAGACTTTTAAAATTTAGTCATTATGCTTTAAGAGTGGCAAAGTTTAAAGGCTTCTTTTTAACAATGGCCTATTTGTTAAAGAAAAAAGTAGAAAGCAAAACTTATAAAATTATAGAAAAAAGAAGTTATTAA
- a CDS encoding rhomboid family intramembrane serine protease, producing MSFIDNIKSRYNSGNIVEKLIYINLAVFIFTLLISVFQDLYKGQINWVVEWFSLDDNFSSLLYKPWTLITYGFLHADFLHILLNLITLYFIGNLFVEYFTEKQLVTFYLLGTFFGGLLFMVSLNYFPLFQGQSSMLVGASAGISAIFIGITTYMPNYQLKVRFIGFVKLWHFAAVWVGLDILALSGGNAGGHFAHLGGALFGFLYVNQVSNKEIKLWEQVSTIFSTKKKPLKTVYKSAKKTTSSTKNTSLNQQQIDSILDKISKSGYDTLTKEEKEFLFKQGRK from the coding sequence ATGAGTTTTATAGACAACATAAAATCACGGTATAATAGCGGAAATATTGTAGAAAAGTTAATCTACATAAACCTTGCTGTGTTTATATTTACGTTACTTATTTCTGTTTTTCAAGATCTGTATAAAGGACAAATTAATTGGGTTGTAGAGTGGTTTTCTTTAGATGATAACTTCTCTTCTCTGTTATATAAACCTTGGACACTTATTACTTATGGTTTTTTACATGCAGATTTTTTACACATCCTTTTAAACTTAATCACCTTATATTTTATAGGTAACTTGTTTGTAGAATACTTTACAGAGAAACAATTAGTAACTTTTTACCTTTTAGGAACCTTTTTTGGAGGTCTCTTATTTATGGTTAGTTTAAATTATTTTCCGTTATTTCAAGGACAATCCTCAATGTTAGTTGGTGCTTCTGCCGGAATTTCAGCAATTTTTATAGGTATAACAACGTACATGCCTAATTATCAACTTAAAGTACGTTTTATTGGTTTTGTAAAACTATGGCACTTTGCCGCCGTTTGGGTTGGTTTAGATATTTTAGCGTTATCTGGCGGAAATGCTGGAGGGCATTTTGCCCATTTAGGAGGCGCTTTATTTGGTTTTTTATATGTAAATCAGGTATCTAATAAAGAAATAAAACTTTGGGAACAAGTATCTACTATTTTTTCAACAAAAAAGAAACCGCTAAAAACTGTTTACAAATCAGCAAAGAAAACAACTAGTTCAACTAAAAACACTTCGTTAAACCAACAACAAATAGACAGTATTTTAGATAAAATAAGTAAATCTGGATATGATACTTTAACCAAAGAAGAAAAGGAGTTTTTATTTAAACAAGGAAGAAAATAA
- a CDS encoding riboflavin synthase subunit beta, protein MGFLKRTHNKFDYQPRYYKGEGNPYKIEHKLDQFRKTAGKNKGIKGKFGDAIDDLKNSDKGVNKTLFIIIAILVLVFLYIIDFDLSIFKRN, encoded by the coding sequence ATGGGATTCTTAAAACGTACACATAATAAATTTGATTACCAACCTCGCTATTACAAAGGAGAAGGAAATCCTTATAAAATTGAACACAAACTAGATCAATTTAGAAAAACTGCTGGTAAAAATAAAGGTATTAAAGGTAAATTCGGTGACGCTATTGATGACTTAAAAAACTCAGATAAAGGCGTAAATAAAACACTTTTTATCATCATCGCAATTTTAGTCCTTGTATTTTTATACATCATAGATTTCGATTTATCTATTTTCAAGAGAAATTAA